The following proteins come from a genomic window of Varunaivibrio sulfuroxidans:
- the secD gene encoding protein translocase subunit SecD, with protein sequence MIHFAKWKISLVLGLCLLGVAFAAPNFISAKQAAELPDWVPHKQISLGLDLRGGSYLLLEVKVSAVIRERLDSMVDTVRTTLRKARIPYTNLGVEGNGVVVTVKDPARAEDAYNLVRSLDQDMHATLGADGKIALMLSDAAVKKRSIAAVQQSIEIVRRRIDETGVREPTIQRQGDSRILVQLPGINDPGRIKRLLGKTAKMTFHLVDGSTSVAEAMAGHVPPGSRLLPMANEVGPDGKPVMILVKKRVMVSGDTLVDAQPTFDQRTGQPVVSFRFDALGAKRFGEVTTHNVKKPFAIVLDGKVISAPRIQEPILGGSGIITGGFTVQGAQDLALLLRAGALPAPLTILEERSVGPGLGADSIQAGKIASIVGLVFVVVFMVVAYGLFGIMADAALAVNVVLIMALLSLLQATLTLPGIAGIVLTMGMAVDANVLVFERIREEIRLGRTPISAIDAGYSRALSTIIDANVTTLIAALLLYQFGSGPIRGFAVTLAIGIVTSVFTAVMLTRLIVVTWFKRTRPGTLPL encoded by the coding sequence ATGATTCATTTCGCCAAATGGAAGATATCTCTGGTCCTCGGCCTGTGTCTTTTGGGGGTGGCGTTCGCCGCGCCTAACTTCATCAGCGCCAAGCAGGCCGCGGAACTGCCCGATTGGGTTCCTCACAAGCAGATCAGCCTAGGGCTGGATCTGCGCGGCGGTTCTTATCTTCTGCTCGAGGTCAAGGTCTCCGCGGTTATCCGCGAACGCTTGGATTCGATGGTGGATACCGTGCGCACTACGTTGCGCAAGGCGCGGATTCCCTATACCAACCTCGGGGTCGAGGGAAATGGGGTCGTCGTCACCGTGAAAGACCCGGCGCGTGCCGAGGACGCTTACAATCTTGTTCGTTCCCTCGATCAAGACATGCACGCGACGTTGGGCGCCGATGGAAAAATCGCGTTGATGTTGAGCGATGCGGCGGTCAAAAAACGCTCTATCGCCGCGGTCCAGCAGTCGATCGAAATCGTACGGCGCCGAATTGATGAAACCGGCGTGCGCGAACCGACTATTCAACGTCAGGGAGACAGCCGAATCTTAGTCCAGCTTCCCGGTATCAACGATCCCGGAAGGATCAAGCGGTTGCTCGGGAAAACGGCGAAGATGACATTTCATCTGGTGGACGGTTCGACCTCGGTGGCCGAAGCCATGGCCGGGCATGTGCCGCCGGGGTCGCGCCTGTTGCCCATGGCGAACGAGGTTGGACCCGACGGGAAACCGGTCATGATCCTAGTTAAAAAACGGGTCATGGTCAGCGGCGATACCCTGGTTGACGCCCAGCCGACCTTCGATCAGCGCACGGGGCAGCCGGTGGTGAGTTTCCGTTTCGACGCCCTGGGCGCTAAGCGCTTTGGCGAGGTCACGACCCATAACGTCAAAAAGCCGTTCGCGATCGTTCTCGACGGCAAGGTGATCAGTGCGCCTCGGATTCAAGAGCCTATTCTGGGCGGTTCGGGCATTATTACCGGCGGTTTCACCGTCCAAGGCGCGCAAGATTTGGCGTTGTTGCTGCGCGCCGGCGCGCTGCCCGCACCATTGACCATTCTTGAAGAGCGCAGTGTCGGCCCCGGGCTTGGCGCCGATTCGATCCAGGCCGGAAAAATCGCCAGCATCGTTGGTCTGGTCTTCGTTGTGGTTTTCATGGTGGTGGCCTATGGCCTGTTCGGGATCATGGCCGATGCCGCCTTGGCGGTGAACGTGGTGTTGATCATGGCGCTGCTTTCCCTTCTTCAGGCGACGCTGACGCTGCCCGGCATCGCGGGTATCGTGCTCACCATGGGCATGGCGGTGGACGCCAATGTTCTGGTGTTCGAACGAATACGCGAGGAAATTCGCCTCGGTCGCACGCCTATATCGGCGATCGACGCCGGCTATTCCCGGGCCTTGAGCACGATTATCGACGCCAACGTGACGACCTTGATTGCGGCGTTGCTGTTGTATCAATTCGGTTCGGGGCCGATCCGCGGTTTCGCCGTGACCTTGGCGATCGGAATTGTGACTTCGGTGTTCACCGCCGTCATGTTGACCAGATTGATAGTCGTCACTTGGTTTAAACGCACGCGCCCCGGCACGTTGCCTCTCTAG
- the yajC gene encoding preprotein translocase subunit YajC yields the protein MLISSAFAQDAGGAASLAGGIQSFLPLILIFAVFYFLLIRPQQKKMKTHKAMLDALRRGDTVVTGGGIIGSVVKVIDENEVTVEIADGVRVRVQRQSISAVVSKPEPVSRSGAGSTTPANDTAKSAKGGLSGLKKLLSGKDDT from the coding sequence ATGCTGATTTCATCCGCTTTCGCCCAGGACGCCGGGGGCGCGGCCTCTCTGGCCGGTGGGATTCAATCCTTCCTTCCCCTGATTCTGATTTTCGCCGTCTTTTATTTTTTGCTGATCCGCCCACAGCAAAAGAAAATGAAGACGCATAAAGCCATGCTCGACGCCTTACGTCGCGGCGATACCGTGGTGACCGGCGGCGGCATCATCGGTTCCGTCGTCAAAGTGATCGACGAGAACGAAGTGACGGTCGAAATCGCCGATGGCGTCAGGGTGCGCGTCCAGCGTCAGTCAATCTCGGCCGTCGTCTCGAAGCCCGAACCCGTCAGCCGTTCCGGCGCCGGGAGTACGACGCCCGCCAACGATACGGCGAAGTCCGCCAAAGGAGGGTTGTCTGGCCTGAAAAAGCTGTTGAGCGGTAAAGACGACACATAA